The Bdellovibrio bacteriovorus genomic interval GACAGTTTTAAATTGGAAGGATCAACACGTTTACTTCGAGGCCAGCACTGCGATCATCACTTTGATTCTTCTTGGAAAATTAATGGAAAGCCGAGCTAAAGGAAAAACTTCCGAGGCGGTAGAAAGTCTTCTTCGTTTGCAGCCAAAGAAAGCCTTCGTTGAAAAAGATGGGCAGATTATCGAAGTCGCGACTTCAGAATTAAAAGCGGGGGATATCGTCGTTGTTAAAAACGGCGAAGGCGTTCCTGTGGATGGTGTCGTCTCTTCTGGAGAATCTTCGATCGATGAGTCTATGTTAACGGGTGAAAGCATTCCCGTGCAGAAAGTCGCGGGCGACGCGGTTTATGCGGCGACATTGAATCAAGAAGGCACACTAAAAATCAAAGCGACAGGGGTCGGAAGTAAAACTCAGCTAGCGCAGATTATTAAGATTGTGACAACGGCCCAAGGTTCGAAAGCTCCGATTCAAAGAATGGCTGATAAAATTTCAGGCGTCTTTGTTCCCGTCGTTGTTCTTATAAGTATCATTACATTCTTTGCGACTTGGTTCCTTGCAGGGGATCTGACTTCCGCATTTATTGCATCTGTTTCTGTATTAGTCATTGCGTGCCCTTGTGCACTGGGGTTAGCGACTCCGACAGCAGTGGTCGTCGGAATTGGTAAGGGAGCTCAAGCTGGAGTTTTATTCCGCGATGCCAAAGCTTTAGAACTCGCTGAAAAAATCAAAGTCCTAGTTTTAGATAAAACTGGAACTATCACTGAAGGTAAGCCACAGGTGACGGATGTAGTGGTGACGCAGGGATCTCAAGAGGATTTACTTCGTTGGGCCGCAAGTCTTGAAATGGGCTCCTCACATCCATTGGCTCAAGCTATTGTTGATGAAGCCCAAAAGTATGGCCCGTCATTACCTGCAGTGACGAATTTCCGATCCGTCGCGGGCCAAGGGGTCGAAGGTGTGGTTGAAGGGCGACAAATGCGCTTAGGTCGTCCTCATTGGGTGGCCCCGGAATATTCTTTGAACAAAGAAACCCTTTCCCGTCTAGAAGGACAAGGAAAGACCGTAATGACCTTGGCCGATGATTCTCGCGTGCTTGGCTACATTGCTGTGGCTGATAAGATTCGTGAAACTTCGAAAAAGGCCATCGCCGAACTTCAAGAAAAAGGCATTCGCGTGATGATGCTCACTGGGGATAATGAAGGCACGGCCAAAGAAATTGCTGCCCAAGCGGGAATTAAAGAATTCAAGCACAGCGTGAAGCCTGCGGATAAGGCGAGTGTGATTGTTGCATTGAAGCGCCAGAAAAACCGTGTGGCCATGGTGGGCGATGGGATCAACGATGCTCCGGCTTTAGCGGTCGCAGACGTTAGTTTTTCGATGTCTTCAGGGACTGATATTGCCATTGAAACGGCAGACGTGACATTGATGAAAAACGATCTTCAGTCTGTGGTTCAAGCTATCGAACTTTCGGAGATCACTTTAAAGAAAATTCGCCAGAACTTATTCTTCGCCTTTTTCTATAATGTTCTAGGAATTCCGCTCGCAGCACTGGGCATGCTGAATCCGGTCATTGCAGGAGCGGCTATGGCTATGAGTTCTGTGTCCGTGGTAAGTAACTCATTGCTTTTAAAAAGGAAGAGCTTGAGCTAAAACGATGACGCCCTCCTAAAACGTTGACTTCAAAAGGACGCGCTTTAGGATTAAGGCATGACGCGTTTTTCAAGAATGAAGTTTTCGCAGAAGATCTTTTTAGCCATCTTTGGCACTGCTTCATTCTCGGCCCTGATTCTGTGTCTTTCGCTTTATGCGACCCTTTCCCGCTATCAATCCAGTGATTTTGAAGACAGTTACGTCGATCATATGAATCTTTTTGGTAAAGCTTTAGGGCGTATTGAATCGGCTCAAGCGCGTATCGCTCTGAACGCGGCTAAGGCTGTGGAACTTCGTGATCAAGACATTAAAGGGAAGTGGACGAATAAAGATCTTCGGGCTTTAGCTGATGAACTGGGTGTTAGCGAAGTGAACGTTTTCAATCAGGATGGCAAAGCCTTGGCTTATTCCGATGACTTGCCGGAACCTTTGTTCACAGAATTTCCGGATTTACTTACGATCAACTCACTTGTTTATCAAACTCATCTTTTACGTGATTCTGACTCTAAGGTTCGTCACCACACGATTCTGCGCACGAAAGATTTGAATCGTTATATTGAGGCCGCACTTTATTTTGATGCCGTGACACTGCTTTTGAAGGAAATGGCCGAACACGATGTGGATAATCTTGTTATCGAGATGTTCGGGCCCGACGGCAAGAGCTTAGGGCGCATCCAAAAAGAAGACTTCACCGAAGCTTTGGATCTTTCAAAGTCTTTGAGTTTGCAAGACGGCGCTCATTGGGATCAAGGGCGGCTGATTGTTTTAGCTTCTTCAACAAACGCGAATCAAAAAACTTATCGCCTAGCTGCGGTGATTTCAGACCGGTTTTTGCGACAAGGGCTGCAGAAGATTCAAATGACCTTGGCAGTCGCCGCCCTTATTTTAATTTTGATTTCTTGGGTGTTGTCGCAAGCCTTAACTAAAACTTTATTGGCTAAGGTTGAAACCATCCGTTCCTTGCTATCACGAATTACGCGGGACCAGGATTATTCAAAACGTGTGTCTATTGTTGAAAAATCAAAAGATGAGTTGGATGAGCTGGGCGGTAATCTGAATCATATGTTAGAGACCTTGCAGGCCCATCAGTTTCAACTTTTAGGGGCGGAACGCGATAAGGCTCGCGCACAGATCGCGGCGCAAGTGGCTCATGATATTCGCAGTCCGCTGATGAGTATGAATATGGCACTCAGCCAAATCGAAAGTCCGCAAAAAGAGTCGTTGGCGATAATCAAAAGCGCCGTCGCCCGGGTGGCTGGTATCGTACAGAAGCTGTCTTCATTGTCGGCCAAACCCGATGAGTCCGCTAAGACGGAAGAGCCGAAATTAACGCTGATGGAGCCGGTCATCGCAACGGTCGTGAACGAACACCGTGTGCGTAAAGCCGATCATCAAAATTTGATATTTACAGGGATGAGTGCGACTCCGCATCTTTGGAGTGTAGTTCAAGTGAACGAAATCCAAACCGCTCTTTCTAATATGATTAATAACTCCTTTGAAGCGGAAGCGACCGAAGTTCATCTGACTCTTTCCGAACAACCCAAAGCTTGGACGTTGGAAGTGAAAGACAATGGAAAAGGTATTCCGTCGACAATTATCGATAAGATTTTTGAACGCAGCTTTACTTTTGGAAAGGCGACGGGGACGGGACTAGGACTTTTTCAAGCAAAAGCCGCCATTGAATGGAGTGGCGGAACTTTAGAGCTGCGATCAGAAGAAGGCAAAGGGACAACGTTTACTATTCGCATTCCTCGAGAGAAAACTCCGGGTTGGCTGCCTTCCTTGATCGAATTGGCGGATGATCAAACCATTTGTTTTGTAGATGACGACGCCCAAATTTTAGAAAGCTGGAAAGCCAAGGCTCAGGTCGCCTCCCTAAAACAGGCCCATTTCTTTGAAAGTATCGAAGCTTTGGAAAAGGCTTTCCCACTATCTGATTGGCCCCCAACAGCATTGCTGGTGATTGATCAGAATTTAAGTGAGACTAAAAAAGGCCTTGAGGTGATGAGTGCTTTAGCCATCGGCAAAAGAGCTTATCTTTGCACCACGGATTTTGACGAAAAGTGGATTCAAGATCAAGTGCGCAAAATCAATGGCTTCCTGATTCCGAAATTATTAGTCAGTCAGTTTGAAATTAAAGTGAGAGGTTCCTAATGCGTGTTTTGATTGTGGATGACGAAACGCTAGTAAGAAAAACCATGCAATCACAGATCGAATCACCGCATGTGGTTTCGCTCGCGGATTCTATGGAGGAAGCATTAGATATTCTGGACAAGCAAGTGATTGATCTTGCTTTTGTAGATCTGTCTTTAGATGACTCCACGGATCGTATTGGTTTGCAGTTGATTCAAGAAATTGCGAAAAGTCATCCAACGACGGTTGTTGTGGCGATGACTGGTCATGACGAAGGCCCTCTTGTGGAAACATGTATGAAGGCTGGCGCCGTTGATTATCTTCTAAAACCTTTCGATCGCACCACGCTGACTCAAGTTCTGCGCAAGGCTCCGGTGTTGCATCGTCTGCTTCGTCGAAATCAAACTTTGAAACATCAAGCAGGGTCAAAGCTGGTTCAGCACATCAATCTATACACAAAATCACCGGCCTTTAAAGCGGTCCTAGATACAGCCAAAAAAATTCGTGGCGCCAATCAGTCGATCTTGATTCGCGGGGAGAGTGGATCCGGTAAAGAGATCATGGCGCAATATCTGTGGAGTCTTGAAAACGACAGCTCACGTCCTTTTATCGCTGTGAATTGTGGAGCTATTTCGGGGCAGCTCGCAGAGTCGGAACTCTTCGGTCACAAAAAAGGTGCATTCACAGGGGCGACGGAAACTCGCTCAGGGAAGTTTGAAAGTGCGGATGGTGGAGATATTTTCCTAGATGAGTTAGCTACTTTGAATATGGACATTCAAGTAAAGCTGTTGCGTGTTCTTAGTAGTGGCGACATTTATCCAGTAGGACAAGATGTCGGTAAGAAAGTAAATTGCCGTACTATTGCTGCTACGAATGAAAACCTAGAAGAACTTATCAAAGAGAAAAAGTTCCGCGAGGATCTGTTCTTTAGAATTAAAAACTTCACGATCACTCTGCCACCGTTGCGTGAACGCAAAGAAGACATTTTAGATTTAGCGCACGAGTTTTTAAGAAAAGGGAACTATGGCGACAAACACTTTAGCTCTCAGGCGGAGGCTTTGCTCTTAAGCTATTCTTGGCCAGGAAATATCCGTGAATTAAAGTCGGCCGTGGAAGTGGCATCCGTACTTGCAGATGGCAATGAATTGCAACCCGGGGATATTACACCTCACTTGGTTCAGTCCGCGCCGGTGTATGAAGAAGTTCTTAAGAATCATTCGATCACGGAAATTGACGAAAAGGCTTTAGAAGGGCGCTTCAGTCACTTGGTTTCCGAATTTGAATTAAAGCTGATCGACTTTGCTATGCAGAAAAAAGGCTCTGAATCGGCAGCGGCTCGTTATCTAGGGATTCCAAGAAGTACTTTAGGGGATTTACGTCGTCGTTTGGCGGGAATTAAGAAATAGTGTCTTAGAAGGATCTCTGATAATTCTGGAGGTCCTTTTTTTAGCCGCATTTAAGTTGCGCGCTATTCTTTGTCTTTCGTTTTAATATACGCTTCCAGAAGCCACTTACGAAGGTGCTTCAGGTAATAATCTTTCATTCCGAAAAACACGAAATGATTCAAATAGCCTTCCCCGGATTTATTGGGTTCGTTGAAGTTCACGGTTCCAATGATCTCGGGCGTATCGAGTTCTTCGGGACGCCATAAGATAAACTCCCTAAAGGCTCCAATGCTGATGGCGCGGTAATATTTTAGAACTAAGCCTGCTTCGGAAATCTGTGTGATCTGAACTGGGTTAGCCACTTTCAGAGCACCTGAATCTTTCACGCTCCCCAGTGTTGTGGCTTCTTTGTTCAGAAGGTGCGGGTTTAAGCACAGTGTCTTTTTTAAGATGTACGACTTATCAAGGGGAGTGAAATAGATCTCTTTCACCCATTCAGATAAGTCCTTCATCACTTCAAAGCTCAGTTTTCGTTTTGAAACCAAATAAAGATCGGGGAAGTTCTGCAGTTGAACTCCGTGTTTGGCGGCGCGATCAGTAAGATATTGCTGAATTTGTTCCCAGCGCTTCTTTTTTTCGATATCAAAGATTTCATAGTTTGCAAAAACCATGTCGAAAGTTTCTGGAAGCTGCTGGCGATGAACCGTGTCTTTGTCAGAAAGGTCAGAAAGAAGCTGACCCAACAAAGAGTATTGGAAAACTTCCGCATTCTTAAACTTATCCGTAAAGAAGTTTTTGACCTCAAGACCCAAAGCGGCGTCTTCATCTAAAACTAGTATTCGTGTCTGACGGCCATGAGTATTTAAAAGTTCCGTTGTTTGATGAGCTTTATCTTGAAGAATATTTCTTCGCACCTGGCTGACCTGCTTGTTGTCGGCCCCAAAAAAGTGAAATTCGCAAAGAAAGTCTTTGTCGCTTACGGGCTTACAGGATTTGCAATAAGCAAGAACGCTCTTGATATTGCCAGAGGTGAACGAGTCACTGTAATACTTCGTCATAGCCCCGATTTTAATCTCGTGATTATTCATCGTCGTAAAGCCGATTTCAGAAATCGAGTTCAGTGAAACCTCTTTCAGCATTTCAATGGTGGAGCTGATGTTCATAGAGGCTACGGTCGTTGAAGTGACCGGGTGGTGGCCTGTCAGTGCATACTCTAAATGCTGCTTTAAGATAAGCTTATCAAAGGGCTTAAAGATGACATTATTGATAATACGTTCTTCGGCCAGGGCGATATTAAAGTCCGGGCTATCAAAAGCCGTCAGAATCAGAGCCGTAGGTTCTTGCTCGGAACACATTTTCTTACGCATAAAAAAATCACGGGCCCGTTTTATCAGGCCCATGTTTTGTATCCCTAGGAATTCATTTTTTGCGATGACCAAACGAAGTTCGTGTGTTGCTGCCGGAGAGACGTCTTCACTTGTGTCGTCTTTGTGTTTACGGCCTCCCGGGGCTAATGCCAAGGGGCCTGCGGTCAGTGCAGTTTTAAGCCATTCGTGAAATTCTGAAAGGTTGAGGAAGAAGCGAATATGAAGCTGGGGATCTATACTTTTTAAGGTGTCGAATAGATCCTTCTGGATACGTTCATC includes:
- a CDS encoding heavy metal translocating P-type ATPase, whose product is MDAEKLDQTEKSTELQLMGMTCVNCAAKVEKTLNSFPDIKASVNFATEKAHVEFLGNTDVSQLLKAIQDIGYQAYEVSNEIESSKFKEEAAAEYKKELRHFIISLVLTIPFLIEMVWMFTGAHHEFIPRWVQLVLATPVQFWIGWRFYRGSFFALRSKSANMDVLVALGTSMAYLLSAVVTVLNWKDQHVYFEASTAIITLILLGKLMESRAKGKTSEAVESLLRLQPKKAFVEKDGQIIEVATSELKAGDIVVVKNGEGVPVDGVVSSGESSIDESMLTGESIPVQKVAGDAVYAATLNQEGTLKIKATGVGSKTQLAQIIKIVTTAQGSKAPIQRMADKISGVFVPVVVLISIITFFATWFLAGDLTSAFIASVSVLVIACPCALGLATPTAVVVGIGKGAQAGVLFRDAKALELAEKIKVLVLDKTGTITEGKPQVTDVVVTQGSQEDLLRWAASLEMGSSHPLAQAIVDEAQKYGPSLPAVTNFRSVAGQGVEGVVEGRQMRLGRPHWVAPEYSLNKETLSRLEGQGKTVMTLADDSRVLGYIAVADKIRETSKKAIAELQEKGIRVMMLTGDNEGTAKEIAAQAGIKEFKHSVKPADKASVIVALKRQKNRVAMVGDGINDAPALAVADVSFSMSSGTDIAIETADVTLMKNDLQSVVQAIELSEITLKKIRQNLFFAFFYNVLGIPLAALGMLNPVIAGAAMAMSSVSVVSNSLLLKRKSLS
- a CDS encoding sensor histidine kinase, with translation MTRFSRMKFSQKIFLAIFGTASFSALILCLSLYATLSRYQSSDFEDSYVDHMNLFGKALGRIESAQARIALNAAKAVELRDQDIKGKWTNKDLRALADELGVSEVNVFNQDGKALAYSDDLPEPLFTEFPDLLTINSLVYQTHLLRDSDSKVRHHTILRTKDLNRYIEAALYFDAVTLLLKEMAEHDVDNLVIEMFGPDGKSLGRIQKEDFTEALDLSKSLSLQDGAHWDQGRLIVLASSTNANQKTYRLAAVISDRFLRQGLQKIQMTLAVAALILILISWVLSQALTKTLLAKVETIRSLLSRITRDQDYSKRVSIVEKSKDELDELGGNLNHMLETLQAHQFQLLGAERDKARAQIAAQVAHDIRSPLMSMNMALSQIESPQKESLAIIKSAVARVAGIVQKLSSLSAKPDESAKTEEPKLTLMEPVIATVVNEHRVRKADHQNLIFTGMSATPHLWSVVQVNEIQTALSNMINNSFEAEATEVHLTLSEQPKAWTLEVKDNGKGIPSTIIDKIFERSFTFGKATGTGLGLFQAKAAIEWSGGTLELRSEEGKGTTFTIRIPREKTPGWLPSLIELADDQTICFVDDDAQILESWKAKAQVASLKQAHFFESIEALEKAFPLSDWPPTALLVIDQNLSETKKGLEVMSALAIGKRAYLCTTDFDEKWIQDQVRKINGFLIPKLLVSQFEIKVRGS
- a CDS encoding sigma-54-dependent transcriptional regulator, with translation MRVLIVDDETLVRKTMQSQIESPHVVSLADSMEEALDILDKQVIDLAFVDLSLDDSTDRIGLQLIQEIAKSHPTTVVVAMTGHDEGPLVETCMKAGAVDYLLKPFDRTTLTQVLRKAPVLHRLLRRNQTLKHQAGSKLVQHINLYTKSPAFKAVLDTAKKIRGANQSILIRGESGSGKEIMAQYLWSLENDSSRPFIAVNCGAISGQLAESELFGHKKGAFTGATETRSGKFESADGGDIFLDELATLNMDIQVKLLRVLSSGDIYPVGQDVGKKVNCRTIAATNENLEELIKEKKFREDLFFRIKNFTITLPPLRERKEDILDLAHEFLRKGNYGDKHFSSQAEALLLSYSWPGNIRELKSAVEVASVLADGNELQPGDITPHLVQSAPVYEEVLKNHSITEIDEKALEGRFSHLVSEFELKLIDFAMQKKGSESAAARYLGIPRSTLGDLRRRLAGIKK